A region from the Beduinella massiliensis genome encodes:
- a CDS encoding SH3 domain-containing protein, with product MRTWKYTLAAALTAACCLLPLAGLAESYGVIRGGRLNLRAEPHAGSDRLGQYPPGTWVELISKTGSWYFVEVEDGATGYMSGSYISEDTTPGGSYGTVDNPDGYVNLRKTPSLSADVLARYNSGTRVDILSQNTGWYQVRVDGLTGFMVSDLVRLGDVSPVAYATIATPNGNSVNLRGGPSKDAPWLSSWQPGTTVEILVKGKNWHKVRIGGTIGFMSAQYLTSSSSYDSTQNMTVYYGVVNNPKSTQVLNLRQQPSLDAKVLGYYGNGTLVKVLSKGTTWHEVLVGSQRGYMMAKYIRLTGNSGVEAIRRTATLVNPNGGSIVNFRSAPSLYAKVLGVYTVGTQVTVVESGVDWTRVNIGGSTGYVSSYFLQY from the coding sequence ATGCGGACATGGAAATACACGCTTGCGGCGGCACTGACGGCGGCCTGCTGCCTGCTGCCGCTGGCGGGCCTCGCCGAATCGTACGGCGTCATCCGCGGCGGCCGGCTCAACCTGCGCGCGGAGCCGCACGCGGGTTCGGACCGGCTGGGGCAATATCCGCCCGGCACCTGGGTGGAGCTGATCTCCAAGACCGGTTCCTGGTATTTCGTGGAGGTCGAGGACGGCGCGACGGGCTACATGAGCGGCAGCTATATCAGCGAGGACACGACGCCGGGCGGGAGCTACGGCACGGTCGACAATCCGGACGGCTACGTCAACCTGCGCAAGACCCCCTCGCTGAGCGCGGACGTGCTCGCCCGCTACAACAGCGGTACGCGCGTGGACATCCTGTCGCAGAACACGGGCTGGTATCAGGTGCGCGTGGACGGGCTTACGGGCTTCATGGTGTCGGATCTGGTGCGCCTGGGGGACGTTTCCCCGGTCGCCTACGCCACCATCGCCACGCCGAACGGCAACAGCGTCAACCTGCGCGGCGGTCCGAGCAAGGACGCGCCCTGGCTCTCCTCCTGGCAGCCGGGCACGACGGTGGAAATCCTCGTCAAGGGGAAAAACTGGCACAAGGTGCGCATCGGCGGGACGATCGGCTTCATGTCCGCGCAGTACCTGACCAGCTCCTCCAGCTACGACAGCACGCAGAACATGACCGTCTATTACGGCGTGGTCAACAATCCCAAGTCCACCCAGGTGCTGAACCTGCGCCAGCAGCCCTCGCTGGACGCGAAGGTGCTGGGCTATTACGGGAACGGCACGCTGGTGAAGGTGCTCTCCAAGGGCACGACCTGGCACGAGGTGCTGGTGGGCTCGCAGCGGGGGTACATGATGGCCAAGTACATCCGCCTCACGGGCAATTCCGGGGTGGAGGCCATCCGCCGCACCGCGACGCTGGTGAACCCCAACGGCGGGTCGATCGTCAACTTCCGCTCCGCGCCGAGCCTGTACGCGAAGGTGTTGGGGGTCTATACCGTGGGCACGCAGGTGACGGTGGTGGAATCCGGCGTGGACTGGACGCGCGTGAACATCGGGGGATCCACGGGCTACGTGAGCTCGTACTTCCTGCAATATTGA
- a CDS encoding LytTR family DNA-binding domain-containing protein, producing MKIRLHIDPKYDEPEVVICAGERSPDVLCLKESIENTLSATVTGYAEGETTVMRCDEVARFYAERDRVYAQRGARAYALREKLYELEERLDPARFVRISRFEIVNLRRIVKLDTSLTGTIRVQMEGGIQTYVSRRNVARIKRTLGI from the coding sequence ATGAAAATAAGGCTGCACATCGACCCAAAGTATGACGAGCCGGAGGTCGTCATCTGCGCGGGCGAAAGGTCGCCCGACGTCCTTTGCCTGAAGGAATCGATCGAAAACACGCTGTCGGCCACGGTCACGGGCTACGCGGAGGGCGAAACGACCGTGATGCGCTGCGACGAGGTCGCGCGCTTTTACGCGGAGCGCGACCGGGTGTACGCCCAGCGTGGGGCAAGAGCCTACGCGCTGCGCGAAAAGCTCTACGAACTGGAGGAGCGGCTCGACCCGGCGCGCTTCGTGCGCATCTCCCGGTTTGAAATCGTCAACCTGCGGCGGATCGTCAAGCTGGATACGAGCCTGACCGGCACGATCCGCGTGCAGATGGAGGGCGGCATTCAGACCTACGTGTCGCGCCGCAACGTCGCCCGCATCAAGCGGACGCTGGGCATTTGA
- a CDS encoding ABC-2 transporter permease, whose product MLSNLLYKEWKLVALPVVYVFFSFCLMLFIPGYPYTVCFFYTCLAIFMSVQTARENRDVLYTIALPVRKRDIVRARYLLVISIELLQILLCVPMAILRGTAFPYENPVGIEPDVAFFGLAFFIFAAFNAVFLSAYFSDVQKVGVAFVKSAVAVFAVLLLGEGSVHAARALTGGCFWDSMRAVDQLRQIPILLAGIAVFSLCGLWRYRVDARNFEAQDL is encoded by the coding sequence ATGCTTAGCAATCTGCTGTACAAGGAATGGAAGCTGGTGGCGCTGCCCGTCGTCTACGTGTTCTTTTCGTTTTGCCTGATGCTGTTCATTCCCGGTTATCCGTACACGGTCTGCTTTTTTTACACCTGCCTTGCGATCTTTATGTCCGTGCAGACGGCGCGTGAAAACCGCGACGTGCTTTATACCATCGCCCTGCCGGTCCGAAAGCGGGATATCGTTCGGGCGCGCTATCTGCTGGTGATCTCCATCGAGCTTTTGCAGATTCTGCTATGCGTACCCATGGCAATCCTGCGCGGGACCGCGTTTCCCTATGAAAATCCGGTGGGCATCGAGCCGGACGTCGCCTTTTTCGGCCTCGCGTTTTTCATCTTTGCCGCGTTCAACGCCGTGTTCCTCTCTGCCTACTTCAGCGACGTGCAAAAGGTCGGTGTCGCCTTCGTCAAATCCGCCGTCGCCGTCTTCGCCGTCCTCCTGCTGGGGGAGGGCAGCGTGCACGCGGCGCGCGCCCTGACCGGCGGCTGCTTCTGGGATTCCATGCGCGCGGTCGACCAGCTGCGCCAAATCCCCATCCTCCTTGCGGGCATCGCGGTCTTTTCGCTGTGCGGCCTTTGGCGTTACCGCGTGGACGCGCGAAACTTCGAGGCGCAGGACCTGTAA
- a CDS encoding MFS transporter, with amino-acid sequence MKSNSTPSEMRPFLTLWLTQSLSTLGSSMTGFALVLWSYQQQGSALGTALLSVCTYAPYVLVSIFAGTLSDRLDKKKTLIVCDLLAALSTLCVLALLLTGRLRVGHLYALSALGGLMNTVQQPASEVTVSLLTPRRHVQRVSSLQALSNSLVTVVTPMAATALYTLLGLNAVIVFDLCTCAVAVLTLALFIRIPRAPRGEGAGESLLASARSGLSYLRRNRGILDLILLLSCINLAASMYNAALPALILPRAGEAALGAVNTVSGLAMLAGSALMTLLPAPKSRVRVIFNALLFSMSTENLLLALGRSPALWCLGAALGWVVIPAMNANMNALLRTIIPLNMQGRVYAARNTLQFFTIPLGYLLGGWLVDRVAEPLMASLAPGHPLYALLGAGKGAGASLVFLALAIFGMLPCLLFRRDRHIWALEPKDGEASP; translated from the coding sequence ATGAAATCAAATTCAACCCCGTCTGAAATGCGTCCGTTCCTGACGCTCTGGCTGACGCAGTCGCTCTCAACGCTCGGCAGCTCGATGACCGGCTTCGCGCTGGTGCTCTGGTCCTACCAGCAGCAGGGCTCGGCTCTCGGAACCGCCCTGCTGTCCGTCTGCACCTACGCCCCCTATGTGCTGGTCAGCATCTTCGCCGGGACGCTCAGCGACCGGCTGGACAAGAAGAAGACCCTGATCGTCTGCGACCTGCTCGCGGCGCTCTCCACGCTCTGCGTGCTGGCGCTCCTTTTGACCGGCAGGCTGCGCGTCGGCCACCTGTACGCGCTGAGCGCGCTCGGCGGCCTCATGAACACGGTGCAGCAGCCTGCCTCCGAGGTGACGGTCAGCCTGCTGACGCCCAGGCGGCACGTGCAGCGCGTCAGCTCCCTGCAGGCGCTTTCCAACTCCCTGGTCACGGTCGTGACGCCCATGGCGGCCACGGCGCTCTACACCCTGCTGGGGCTGAACGCGGTCATCGTCTTCGACCTTTGCACCTGTGCCGTCGCGGTGCTGACCCTTGCGCTGTTCATCCGCATCCCCCGCGCCCCGCGGGGAGAGGGAGCGGGAGAATCGCTGCTCGCATCCGCCAGAAGCGGCCTGTCGTACCTGCGAAGGAATCGCGGCATCCTCGACCTCATCCTGCTGCTATCCTGCATCAACTTGGCGGCCTCGATGTACAACGCGGCCCTGCCCGCCCTGATCCTGCCCCGCGCGGGCGAGGCGGCCCTGGGCGCCGTCAACACCGTCTCCGGCCTCGCCATGCTGGCGGGAAGCGCGCTCATGACGCTGCTGCCCGCGCCGAAGAGCCGCGTGCGCGTCATCTTCAATGCGCTGCTGTTTTCCATGAGCACGGAAAACCTGCTGCTCGCGCTGGGCCGCTCGCCCGCGCTGTGGTGCCTGGGCGCGGCGCTGGGGTGGGTCGTCATCCCCGCGATGAACGCGAACATGAACGCGCTGCTGCGCACGATCATCCCGCTGAACATGCAGGGGCGCGTATACGCCGCCCGCAACACGCTGCAGTTCTTCACCATTCCGCTGGGCTATCTGCTCGGCGGCTGGCTGGTCGACCGCGTGGCCGAGCCGCTGATGGCGTCGCTTGCCCCGGGTCATCCGCTTTACGCGCTGCTGGGCGCGGGCAAGGGCGCGGGCGCGTCGCTGGTCTTCCTCGCCCTGGCGATTTTCGGGATGCTGCCCTGCCTGCTTTTCCGGCGCGACCGGCACATCTGGGCGCTGGAGCCAAAGGACGGTGAAGCCTCCCCCTGA
- a CDS encoding lipase family protein: MTRRRHIVRGKLTRVNLAAVEGVFSPPQKNAWGRAMPPFDPVLLRLSAEMAAATYDLEVERFFDAGWMDCTFQAENRLFDAIDGRYGEWRPAQAIRRGIRMKKARGAMRFSLGDVLRGVRQLVATDTGKVVTMAHEASDGRFVIAISFMGTSRKFYDWVTNLKMTCKNGLHEGFSQVARQLMENAERISYPQVAHALGREKLTLLDAVNLCATEDSPVRLLVCGHSQGGASAQAYVHLLMEEQGAMAENLLGYTFAAPTVAGLGFAGAPDAYPIYNVVNAEDFVPRMGAYMRLGVDMVFVPDEAFRSAYYGCSPDEDAAYARERARRLMGAMVDTPTIMEGVTALCRAMQNMPDQRMAERTLGALNAGLKYLTPAMASLGLTATDIMRLFERQLTLSYRGVTDQNLDEERVQTLEREIMDLVGEIGPEAFTKAFGEVTLSPHGITQGEGRPVPPYIAMVQRHVDSLRACVWREAEGRAVQEPAPGAWFSLTTGRFALRPALAAADGQDEKNETLQGNKEAPSHV, encoded by the coding sequence ATGACGCGGCGCAGGCATATCGTGCGCGGGAAATTGACGCGCGTTAATCTGGCGGCGGTGGAAGGGGTCTTCTCGCCGCCCCAAAAGAACGCCTGGGGGCGCGCGATGCCGCCCTTCGATCCCGTGCTTTTGCGCCTCAGCGCGGAGATGGCGGCCGCGACGTACGACCTGGAGGTCGAACGCTTTTTTGACGCGGGCTGGATGGATTGCACGTTTCAGGCGGAAAACCGCCTGTTCGACGCGATCGACGGGCGCTATGGAGAATGGCGTCCCGCGCAGGCCATCCGCCGGGGCATCCGCATGAAGAAGGCGCGCGGGGCGATGCGCTTTTCGCTGGGCGACGTGCTGCGCGGCGTGCGTCAGCTCGTCGCGACGGATACGGGCAAGGTCGTCACCATGGCGCACGAGGCGTCGGACGGGCGCTTCGTGATCGCCATCAGCTTCATGGGCACCAGCAGAAAGTTTTACGACTGGGTCACCAACCTGAAGATGACGTGCAAAAACGGCCTGCACGAGGGCTTCTCGCAGGTCGCCCGGCAGCTCATGGAGAACGCGGAGCGCATCTCCTACCCCCAGGTGGCCCACGCGCTGGGACGGGAGAAGCTGACGCTGCTGGACGCGGTGAACCTTTGCGCGACGGAGGACAGCCCGGTGCGCCTGCTCGTGTGCGGGCACTCGCAGGGCGGTGCCTCCGCGCAGGCTTACGTACACCTGCTGATGGAGGAGCAGGGGGCGATGGCGGAGAACCTGCTGGGCTACACGTTCGCAGCGCCGACGGTGGCGGGCCTTGGCTTCGCGGGCGCGCCGGATGCCTATCCCATCTACAACGTCGTGAACGCGGAGGACTTCGTGCCGCGCATGGGGGCGTACATGCGCCTGGGCGTAGACATGGTCTTCGTGCCCGACGAGGCGTTCAGAAGCGCCTACTACGGCTGCTCGCCCGATGAGGACGCGGCTTACGCGCGCGAGCGCGCCCGGCGGCTGATGGGCGCCATGGTCGATACGCCCACGATCATGGAGGGCGTGACGGCGCTTTGCCGCGCCATGCAGAACATGCCCGACCAGCGCATGGCCGAGCGGACGCTCGGCGCGCTGAACGCGGGGCTCAAGTACCTGACCCCCGCGATGGCCAGCCTCGGCCTCACCGCGACGGACATCATGCGCCTGTTCGAGCGCCAGCTCACGCTTTCCTACCGGGGGGTCACGGATCAAAACCTCGACGAGGAGCGGGTTCAAACGCTGGAGCGGGAGATCATGGACCTCGTGGGCGAGATCGGGCCGGAGGCCTTTACGAAGGCCTTCGGAGAGGTGACGCTCAGCCCCCACGGCATCACGCAGGGCGAGGGGCGGCCGGTGCCGCCCTACATCGCGATGGTGCAGCGCCATGTCGACAGCCTGCGCGCATGCGTCTGGCGCGAGGCGGAGGGACGGGCGGTGCAGGAACCGGCCCCCGGCGCCTGGTTCAGCCTGACGACGGGGCGCTTCGCGCTGCGTCCGGCGCTCGCGGCGGCGGACGGGCAGGACGAAAAAAACGAGACGCTGCAAGGGAACAAAGAAGCGCCCTCGCACGTTTAA
- a CDS encoding ATP-binding cassette domain-containing protein — protein sequence MDVLQVEGLCKRYERFALRDVSFRVPEGHIMGFIGRNGAGKTTTLKCLLGQARPDAGAVRFFGKAYPEHELFIKQRIAFVSGGIRFYPRRTLRTLTQVTRRFYPAWDVDAYARLMERFRLDECKRADELSEGMKVKYLLALALSHRARLLLLDEPTSGLDPVSRDELLDIFLRLAGEEGVTILFSTHITSDLDKCADDILYMREGEAIACEPTASFTSRYLRVQGPQHVLASPFSDLLIGCRAHAGRFQALLPRQGGTAPLPEAVQTAPATLEDIMVCLERRERDA from the coding sequence ATGGACGTATTGCAGGTAGAGGGGCTTTGCAAGCGCTACGAGCGCTTTGCGCTGAGGGACGTCTCCTTTCGCGTGCCGGAGGGGCACATCATGGGATTCATCGGGCGCAACGGCGCGGGCAAGACCACGACGCTGAAGTGTCTGCTGGGGCAGGCGCGCCCGGATGCCGGCGCGGTGCGTTTCTTCGGGAAGGCGTACCCCGAGCACGAGCTTTTCATCAAGCAGCGCATCGCCTTCGTCTCGGGCGGTATCCGCTTTTACCCCCGCAGGACGCTTCGCACGCTGACGCAGGTGACGCGCCGGTTTTACCCCGCGTGGGACGTCGACGCTTACGCGCGGTTGATGGAGCGCTTCCGCCTGGACGAGTGCAAGCGGGCCGACGAGCTCTCGGAGGGCATGAAGGTCAAGTACCTGCTCGCCCTCGCGCTTTCGCACCGCGCGAGGCTGCTGCTGCTGGACGAACCCACCAGCGGCCTGGATCCCGTCTCCCGCGACGAGCTGCTGGACATCTTTCTGCGCCTCGCCGGGGAGGAGGGCGTGACGATCCTCTTTTCCACGCACATCACGTCCGACCTGGACAAGTGCGCGGATGACATCCTCTACATGCGGGAGGGCGAGGCCATCGCCTGCGAGCCGACAGCGTCGTTCACTTCGCGCTACCTGCGGGTTCAGGGGCCGCAGCACGTCCTCGCGTCCCCCTTCTCCGATTTGCTGATCGGCTGCCGCGCGCACGCCGGGCGCTTTCAGGCGCTGCTGCCCCGGCAGGGCGGGACGGCGCCGCTGCCCGAAGCCGTGCAGACCGCGCCCGCGACGCTGGAAGACATCATGGTCTGCCTGGAAAGGAGGGAGCGCGATGCTTAG
- a CDS encoding ATP-binding protein, giving the protein MNIRSGDALQTVRAFFDAYLNRRDPDLTAGYLTQDVQWLGTGGHEIAWNRDDAIRALREEVAQAPDACRFVFTRAEDHVLAAQCAVCLCTLDVWQGAMLVSVRVNATCVMQDADCRIASIHASMPCDDQADGEYFPVRGKGEAYSDFEARVSRRAVDLLGRGIPGGLIGVYVSEGYPLYTINNRMLGYLGYNYEEFVAATDGQVLASVHPDDRALFSQCVSGADDRDVRYRMLKKDGSAMWVSGISKMGVDEDGRRLSLSVIRDVSDEMLYEELLQREVREKEEQARRYNHLFDSVLCGIVQYKLLPGGRMLFRDANQEAIRIFGYTPESFWAKKDWYMPDLISPSDRERILREVEALKEIGDTFPFDYQLQRRDHTALWIIGQAELVADPSGGTMVQSVYIDINEGRRAQVQTRRLAGQVREGRELLRLALEHTSTFEFYYDPMRSELRIPARACSHFGCGESFTGPAQAFADAYVSPGCRAGFLHMLERIRSGERTAGCVYQYAPGGLWCRATVSAVRSDGSASAVGIFEDITREREMELLLDATRSHDPLTGAFLREPGVKAIQEALLARDPEEPMALMLVDMDDFDALNAREGRVFADAILQDVASILRDEGGERALIARMGGDEFMMLVPGIGRTRAKVVGPRIASRIQMLYPAAEGEAPIISASIGMCSAEVTGEYGGLYRCAESALLYVKDHCRGRAVCYLDSSSEMGTALTHIYPSEHLFNEIDERPAPDDGSMLDFALELLGKARRLDDAVYLLLTRLGTRYGLDRVSVTEVDPEYLRVLVAYQWARRSEDLQSGQTFYLSSETYAEVASLYVKDGVCTESIRGRRPLASCLSAAIWDRGSYAGALCFESSQEDYPWTQEQIRLVRELSRIIASFVMKARADAVSQAKTDFLSRMSHEIRTPMNAISGMTTIAKAVVNDPAQTLKCLEKIESANAYLLTLIGDVLDMSRIESGKLQLNLEQTDLAAQLSSLRSLLGAQAQVKGVALEFVDGFSPLSPLSLDALRLNQVLINIIGNAIKFTDAGGRVTVHVCREGPQTGTRVFLRFSVRDTGIGISPDAQERIFNTFEQGGKNTAARYGGTGLGLAISSQLVKMMGGELRVVSELGKGSEFFFTLGFDLCQGDAAPASHPEKAKKEPVSLQGKRLLVVEDNALNREIAVTLLGMNGFLTEEAVDGAQAVRAFEASAPGYFDAVLMDIRMPVMDGLEATRRIRTLNRPDAQQVPIIAMTANAFDDDSRKSLESGMNGHLTKPLDLDALLAMLRTCLS; this is encoded by the coding sequence ATGAATATTCGCAGCGGCGATGCCCTGCAAACGGTTCGGGCGTTTTTCGACGCCTATTTGAACCGGCGCGATCCCGACCTGACCGCCGGTTATCTCACGCAGGACGTCCAGTGGCTGGGCACCGGCGGCCACGAAATCGCCTGGAACCGCGACGATGCGATCCGCGCGCTGCGCGAGGAGGTGGCGCAGGCGCCGGATGCCTGCCGCTTTGTCTTCACGCGCGCGGAGGATCACGTGCTCGCCGCGCAGTGCGCCGTGTGCCTGTGCACGCTGGACGTGTGGCAGGGCGCCATGCTCGTATCCGTGCGCGTAAACGCCACCTGCGTCATGCAGGACGCCGACTGCCGCATCGCCTCGATCCACGCCTCCATGCCCTGCGACGACCAGGCGGACGGCGAATACTTCCCCGTCCGCGGCAAGGGCGAGGCCTATTCGGACTTTGAGGCGCGCGTAAGCCGCCGCGCCGTGGACCTGCTGGGACGCGGCATACCCGGCGGGCTCATCGGCGTGTACGTCTCCGAGGGCTATCCGCTTTACACCATCAACAACCGGATGCTCGGCTATCTGGGCTACAATTACGAGGAATTCGTGGCGGCGACGGACGGCCAGGTGCTTGCCAGCGTGCACCCGGACGACCGCGCGCTCTTCAGCCAGTGCGTTTCGGGCGCGGACGACCGCGACGTGCGTTACCGCATGCTGAAGAAGGACGGCTCCGCCATGTGGGTCAGCGGCATTAGCAAGATGGGCGTAGACGAGGATGGACGCCGGCTGTCGCTCAGCGTCATCCGCGACGTATCCGACGAGATGCTGTACGAGGAGCTCCTGCAGCGCGAGGTGCGCGAAAAGGAAGAACAGGCCCGCCGCTACAACCATCTGTTTGATTCGGTCCTCTGCGGCATCGTGCAATACAAGCTCCTGCCTGGCGGCCGGATGCTCTTTCGCGACGCCAACCAGGAGGCCATCCGTATTTTCGGCTACACCCCGGAATCCTTCTGGGCCAAGAAAGACTGGTACATGCCGGATCTTATCTCGCCGTCTGACCGCGAGCGCATCCTGCGTGAGGTGGAAGCGCTGAAGGAAATCGGCGACACCTTCCCGTTTGACTATCAGCTGCAGCGCAGGGATCACACCGCGCTGTGGATCATCGGCCAGGCGGAGCTCGTCGCGGACCCCAGCGGCGGCACGATGGTGCAAAGCGTATACATCGACATCAACGAGGGCCGCCGCGCGCAGGTACAGACCCGCCGCCTGGCGGGGCAGGTGCGCGAGGGGCGCGAGCTGCTGCGCCTTGCGCTGGAGCACACCTCCACCTTCGAGTTTTACTACGACCCCATGCGTTCGGAGCTGCGCATTCCCGCGCGCGCCTGCTCCCATTTCGGCTGCGGCGAAAGCTTCACGGGCCCCGCGCAGGCCTTTGCCGACGCCTATGTATCGCCCGGCTGCCGCGCCGGTTTTTTGCACATGCTGGAGCGCATCCGTTCCGGCGAACGGACGGCGGGCTGCGTCTATCAGTACGCGCCGGGCGGGCTCTGGTGCCGCGCGACGGTTTCCGCCGTGCGCTCGGACGGCAGCGCCTCCGCGGTGGGCATCTTCGAGGACATCACCCGCGAGCGCGAAATGGAGCTGCTGCTGGACGCCACGCGCTCGCACGACCCGCTGACCGGCGCTTTCCTGCGGGAGCCCGGGGTCAAGGCGATTCAGGAGGCGCTGCTCGCGCGCGACCCGGAGGAGCCCATGGCCCTGATGCTCGTGGACATGGACGACTTCGACGCGCTCAACGCCCGCGAGGGGCGCGTATTCGCAGACGCGATCCTGCAGGACGTCGCCTCCATCCTGCGCGACGAAGGCGGGGAGCGCGCGCTCATCGCCCGCATGGGCGGCGACGAATTCATGATGCTGGTGCCCGGCATCGGACGCACCCGTGCCAAGGTCGTCGGCCCGCGCATCGCCTCGCGCATCCAGATGCTCTACCCCGCGGCGGAGGGCGAGGCGCCCATCATCTCGGCCAGCATCGGCATGTGCTCTGCCGAGGTGACCGGCGAATACGGCGGCCTGTACCGCTGCGCCGAAAGCGCGCTGCTGTACGTGAAGGACCACTGCCGCGGGCGCGCCGTCTGCTACCTCGACTCCTCCAGCGAGATGGGCACCGCGCTCACCCACATCTATCCCAGCGAGCACCTATTCAACGAAATCGACGAGCGCCCCGCGCCGGACGACGGCAGCATGCTGGACTTCGCGCTGGAGCTGCTGGGCAAGGCCCGCCGTCTGGACGACGCGGTCTACCTGCTGCTCACGCGCCTGGGCACCCGTTACGGGCTGGACCGCGTCTCCGTCACGGAGGTCGACCCCGAATACCTGCGCGTGCTCGTGGCCTATCAGTGGGCGCGGCGCAGCGAGGACCTGCAAAGCGGCCAGACCTTCTACCTGTCGTCGGAAACCTACGCGGAGGTCGCCTCGCTCTACGTCAAGGACGGCGTGTGCACGGAATCCATCCGCGGCCGCCGCCCGCTCGCCTCGTGCCTGAGCGCTGCGATCTGGGACCGCGGCTCCTATGCGGGCGCGCTGTGCTTTGAAAGCAGCCAGGAGGACTACCCCTGGACGCAGGAACAGATCCGGCTCGTGCGCGAGCTGTCGCGCATCATCGCTTCCTTCGTGATGAAGGCGCGCGCGGACGCCGTCAGCCAGGCGAAGACGGACTTCCTCTCGCGCATGTCGCACGAGATCCGCACGCCGATGAACGCGATTTCCGGCATGACGACCATCGCCAAGGCGGTCGTAAACGACCCCGCGCAGACGCTCAAATGCCTGGAAAAGATCGAATCGGCCAACGCCTATCTGCTGACGCTCATCGGCGACGTGCTGGACATGTCCCGCATCGAGAGCGGCAAATTGCAGCTGAACCTCGAGCAGACCGACCTGGCCGCGCAGCTTTCGAGCCTGCGATCGCTCCTGGGCGCGCAGGCGCAGGTCAAGGGCGTCGCGCTCGAGTTCGTGGACGGCTTCTCGCCCCTCTCCCCCCTCTCGCTGGACGCGCTGCGCCTGAACCAGGTGCTCATCAACATCATCGGCAACGCGATCAAGTTTACGGACGCCGGCGGCCGCGTCACCGTGCACGTCTGTCGCGAGGGGCCGCAGACGGGGACGCGCGTGTTCCTGCGCTTTTCCGTGCGCGACACGGGCATCGGCATCAGCCCCGACGCGCAGGAGCGAATCTTCAACACCTTTGAACAGGGCGGCAAAAACACGGCCGCCCGCTACGGCGGCACGGGGCTCGGACTCGCTATTTCCAGCCAGCTCGTCAAGATGATGGGCGGGGAGCTGCGGGTCGTCAGCGAACTGGGCAAGGGCTCTGAATTCTTCTTTACGCTCGGCTTCGACCTCTGCCAGGGAGACGCCGCGCCCGCTTCCCATCCCGAAAAGGCGAAGAAGGAGCCGGTATCGCTCCAGGGCAAGCGCCTGCTCGTGGTCGAGGACAACGCGCTCAACCGCGAGATCGCGGTGACCCTGCTGGGCATGAACGGCTTTCTGACCGAGGAAGCGGTGGACGGCGCGCAGGCGGTGCGCGCCTTTGAGGCGAGCGCCCCGGGCTACTTTGACGCGGTGCTGATGGACATCCGCATGCCCGTCATGGACGGCCTGGAGGCCACCCGGCGCATCCGCACCCTGAACCGCCCGGACGCCCAGCAGGTGCCCATCATCGCCATGACGGCCAACGCCTTTGACGACGACAGCCGCAAGTCCCTTGAATCCGGCATGAACGGCCACCTCACCAAGCCCCTGGATCTGGACGCGCTGCTCGCCATGCTGCGCACGTGCCTTTCCTGA
- a CDS encoding DUF3021 family protein, which yields MLKKALARAGCSMAVTSLCSVVTLVVIELCVQREGFVPLLPDFLAHFSSLSLALGVYHLLVGLIGAAFGGFSVLFEVERWSFLRQGALHFLLTTAVWLPISAALWGLGRAPGALLSMLLSFTATYGVTWFMNYRRCRESVRRINERLAALRAQDGAERDEGV from the coding sequence ATGCTGAAAAAAGCGCTTGCGCGCGCGGGCTGCTCCATGGCGGTGACGAGCCTCTGCAGCGTCGTGACGCTCGTCGTCATCGAGCTTTGCGTGCAACGAGAAGGGTTTGTGCCGCTTCTGCCCGATTTTCTCGCTCATTTTTCCTCGCTCTCGCTCGCGCTGGGGGTCTATCACCTGCTCGTGGGGCTCATCGGCGCGGCCTTCGGCGGCTTTTCCGTGCTTTTCGAGGTGGAGCGCTGGAGTTTTTTGCGGCAGGGCGCGCTGCACTTCCTGCTGACGACGGCGGTATGGCTGCCCATCAGCGCGGCGCTCTGGGGCTTGGGACGCGCGCCGGGCGCGCTTCTTTCCATGCTGCTCAGCTTCACCGCGACCTACGGGGTAACGTGGTTTATGAACTACCGGCGCTGCCGGGAATCCGTGCGGCGCATCAACGAACGGCTCGCGGCGCTGCGCGCGCAGGATGGGGCCGAAAGAGACGAAGGGGTGTAG